One segment of Platichthys flesus chromosome 15, fPlaFle2.1, whole genome shotgun sequence DNA contains the following:
- the vamp2 gene encoding vesicle-associated membrane protein 2 — MSAPAAGAPADGPPNLTSNRRLQQTQAQVDEVVDIMRVNVDKVLERDQKLSELDDRADALQAGASQFETSAAKLKNKYWWKNAKMMIILGVICVIVLIVIIVYFST, encoded by the exons AT GTCTGCCCCAGCCGCTGGAGCCCCTGCAGATGGCCCTCCCAACCTCACCAGCAACCGCCgtctgcagcagacacaggcaCAAGTGGATGAG GTGGTGGATATCATGCGTGTAAACGTGGACAAGGTTCTGGAGCGTGATCAGAAGCTCTCAGAACTGGACGACAGGGCTGATGCCCTGCAGGCTGGAGCGTCTCAGTTTGAGACCAGCGCTGCAAAACTGAAGAATAAATACTGGTGGAAGAACGCCAAG ATGATGATTATCCTGGGTGTGATATGCGTGATTGTCCTCATCGTCATTATTg tGTACTTCAGCACCTAA
- the pcolcea gene encoding procollagen C-endopeptidase enhancer a: protein MMYVGCFWGLSLILSLSLGWTKAQQQNNTRPVFHCGGDLVADSGFVGSEGFPSFYKPNSKCTWRITVPEGNVVTLSFRIFDLEADSQCRYDYLDVYNGHSNLVQKLGRFCGTFRPGSVISTTNTMMLEMVSDAETQSRGFVGFFSGTKPYSDDQLFCGGKITKAQGEIMTPNWPDKKYPPGTSCSWLITVEPDMVIQVTFDKFVLEPDTYCRFDYVAFFNGGEKDDSHLIAKYCGDQAPPPFITNGNVLLVQFVSDLSVTFDGFLAYYTSVPRGSQITSVASGAGTRSIPLKPAVKPPVPRRPAATLPPPAPTAKYVPPPPPEPAERPRPGKPTRGRGQDSTGQDRRVPATRPTGKRPVPQNPLCAQACKRDGTIKTSFCASEFVITGKVTSLAPGPRGTVQVSVSIIKTYKAGRLTITQVGETMSVRLVSQCKKCPLLRRGVNYIIMGQVDEEGHGTLAPGAFTAPYKAPHHKLLMNINNQPC from the exons ATGATGTATGTGGGCTGCTTCTGGGGTCTCTCCTTGATCCTGTCCCTGAGTTTAGGATGGACGAAAGCTCAGCAGCAGAATAACACAAG GCCTGTGTTCCACTGTGGAGGCGACCTGGTGGCAGACTCAGGGTTCGTTGGCAGCGAGGGCTTCCCGAGCTTCTACAAACCAAACAGCAAATGCACCTGGAGAATCACT GTTCCCGAGGGAAATGTGGTCACGCTCTCCTTCCGCATTTTTGACCTGGAGGCCGACTCACAATGTCGTTATGACTATCTGGATGTTTACAATGGCCATTCCAACTTGGTGCAAAAACTGGGTCGCTTTTGTGGAACTTTCCGGCCCGGCTCTGTCATTTCTACCACAAACACCATGATGCTGGAGATGGTGTCTGATGCGGAGACGCAAAGCCGAGGGTTTGTGGGCTTTTTCAGTGGAACCAAACCGTATAGCGATG ACCAACTGTTCTGTGGGGGGAAGATAACAAAAGCCCAGGGAGAGATCATGACGCCCAACTGGCCTGACAAGAAATACCCACCAGGAACCAGCTGCTCCTGGCTTATCACTGTGGAGCCTGATATG gtGATCCAGGTGACGTTTGATAAGTTCGTCCTGGAGCCTGACACCTACTGTCGGTTTGATTATGTGGCTTTCTTCAACGGTGGAGAGAAAGACGATTCGCACCTGATTGCAAAATACTGTGGTGATCAGGCCCCGCC ACCATTCATCACCAACGGCAACGTGCTACTGGTCCAGTTCGTGTCCGACCTCAGCGTGACCTTTGACGGATTCCTCGCCTACTACACCAGCGTCCCTCGTGGCTCTCAGATCACATCAGTCGCCTCTGGAGCTGGTACAAGGTCAATACCTCTGAAACCTGCTGTGAAACCTCCTGTGCCCAGACGTCCAGCCGCTACCCTGCCGCCGCCTGCCCCCACCGCCAAGTACGTGCCACCTCCTCCCCCGGAGCCCGCGGAGAGACCCAGACCGGGCAAGCCTACGAGAGGCCGCGGACAGGACAGCACGGGCCAGGACAGGAGGGTGCCAGCCACAAGGCCGACAGGAAAGAGGCCTG TGCCTCAAAACCCGCTGTGTGCCCAAGCCTGTAAAAGAGATGGAACCATCAAGACGAGCTTCTGTGCCAGTGAATTTG TGATTACAGGGAAGGTGACCTCGCTGGCCCCTGGGCCCCGTGGCACTGTTCAAGTTAGCGTCTCCATTATCAAGACCTACAAGGCAGGTCGGCTAACCATCACACAGGTGGGAGAAACCATGTCGGTCAGGCTGGTGTCCCAGTGCAAGAAGTGCCCGTTACTCCGGAGAG GTGTCAACTACATCATCATGGGTCAAGTGGATGAAGAAGGACATGGCACCCTGGCCCCTGGTGCATTCACAGCTCCCTACAAAGCCCCACATCACAAACTATTGATGAATATCAACAACCAGCCCTGTTAG
- the tmem88a gene encoding transmembrane protein 88a, with protein MSLSLNGTLEKTMSETAPSEPRSPSRVGSGVVVPPPYSLGGSEVADSPLELRGSLDCWACSVLVTAQNLIIALINGVLASIVFGTILTPALTMVIFGFLCHSTVQPHGTSLYCSDVLDDGGCVALLVVGFLLLTPLLVLALAAYCRLARHLQLGMCFIPYSRAVYKNLPVHRHRKSDGGGCCGQQGASDREGKGSIWV; from the exons ATGAGTCTGTCACTGAACGGGACGCTGGAGAAGACGATGTCCGAGACGGCCCCCTCTGAGCCACGCTCCCCCTCCAGAGTGGGGTCAGGGGTCGTGGTGCCGCCTCCTTACTCGTTGGGCGGCAGCGAGGTCGCTGATTCCCCCCTGGAGCTGAGGGGCTCTCTGGACTGCTGGGCCTGCTCCGTGCTGGTCACTGCCCAGAATCTCATCATTGCCCTGATCAACGGCGTGCTGGCCTCCATTGTGTTCGGCACCATCCTCACCCCTGCTCTGACTATGGTCATATTCGGCTTCCTCTGCCACTCCACG GTGCAGCCCCATGGAACATCTCTGTACTGCTCAGACGTGCTGGATGACGGCGGCTGCGTGGCCCTGCTGGTTGTGGGTTTCCTGCTGCTCACCCCTCTGCTGGTCCTGGCCCTGGCGGCCTACTGTCGCCTGGCCCGACACCTCCAGCTGGGGATGTGCTTCATCCCCTACAGCCGCGCCGTCTACAAGAACCTGCCCGTCCATCGCCACCGGAAGTCTGACGGGGGAGGCTGCTGTGGTCAGCAGGGGGCCTCAGACAGGGAGGGAAAGGGCAGCATATGGGTgtag
- the kdm6bb gene encoding lysine (K)-specific demethylase 6B, b → MYHQAELYSGRNTWDSYPAGGPNRGQWAPVNTHLWSHTNRCQEGRNQSHHPPSSRLYNRGERIVNHGQDKGISKGHRQHPRVWEGKDPPFEAQNWQHNSSRSFHNRAENNNGYPTAAGERYATWDNNVGNSEHGAPRLHRNNRELQAPPERWAPSDCRRSSPGRMMNNRPGPWKRPAHHQRRDQLHQHSPSPPHPLSTRVECPAKRRRDSGPDQSPHPGSRHLPLLAPSPPRHHHRHQDDWKPLSDRAGPFHHSDHRTSATQQQETSKLRAGGHGFSSSNPAAPNQSCGSRPPHHGSRGKVERKILSSPADHTRVPYSHQNHHYHYQRHTGHPRAPQHNLPLHPPEDSRSHHHKQSTEPQRTHQRSILRDPALAHSSGADSPYSSLLCSPKDGGSTASSPCALSSPSSYTAPIGRKDPAIIRQCSPGLSGEQRLHRSPPSHDQTRFSDVKYRKSSQPLCSRQLPHSRSRASKLDKELEPHAKPECKQKEKLGKKEKKGDILKTSRKGDERKRRKKKEEKRPGERKRKRDKAVTMEGKLGMKIRKREMSTSISASAEDKVSRMETPTPESQSQSTPKHKHRARSERAEGTHRPFANTPHPECTSQQLPSKSRNHKMSKKSSGPQKNPVQNLPMTSPRKTSAKQTSRKTTTVSSQSDGRPRGKPDDTLPSLLFKALAPLSAACSVSAEQGGALNAPDLQPVGVREIGDNLANTPPVLSWQGSPVSSLEEDEDELGKGVISRPVLQPSPTQCSPHPLDNDSSDDTEKEPSESLRADSSDRSEYCDPPCSTVQVAEEQSKADVDSGGETSGSLLRELCHHKAGLDDVFKSLATFLGGRRVSCRGGPFGGPPDSTAGGVKYSSSLELGPDIHCQEHHDFSPKSDPTASSKPAHIKSPTHNTSDSLGKSHSPTEPRTEPVADAPVKEPQTVKVKQEGKDSEILPERIDSSLLDGSLSAELRVTTTDTASLTSLLTVSTKEERGHSTEPGHRCAGRKRKQKDKDGGREEEIKIKIKTKESSVICPKNKVNEVKDSEERGVSSSERAISKSSTRALKDSRIGQISQENQSPRGKDIRREKDDTGDAEVKVEREEKKEVITELENKKPSAARNPESKAPNPASTLTINPSKLCVSTPASKPPRSLAPVDPLKLKALSMGLCKELKILLFKVESAGRHTFNISEVEEQRVPLSKINIDNTATEVIRSCKGTRVKGKFRESYLLSSFSVKPDISVKTPIPREKLNPPTPSIYLESKRDAFSPVLLQFCTDPKNAVTVIRGLAGSLRLNLGLFSTKSLVEANAEHAVEVRTQVQQPADENWDTSGSAQTWPCESSRSHTTIAKYAQYQASSFQESLQEEKESENEDEGEQTQSSDEAATAKAVLMLANSKGGPPSTPTSTPSSDQKTAGKIIKFGTNIDLSDPKRWKPQLQELLKLPAFMRVESSHNMLSHVGNTILGMNTVQLYMKVPGSRTPGHQENNNFCSVNINIGPGDCEWFAVHEHYWEDINRFCEKHGVDYLTGSWWPVLEDLYSSNIPVYRFIQRPGDLVWINAGTVHWVQAVGWCNNIAWNVGPLNSYQYQLALERFEWNKVKKVKSIVPMIHVSWNVARTIKITDQDTFKMLKHCLMQSIKHIQILRDQLVVGGKKISYQSRVKDEPPYYCNECDVEVFDLLFVTSDSSSKKTYVVHCEDCARAKTPSLAGVVVLEQYRMEELMKTYDSFTLAPSPISK, encoded by the exons ATGTATCACCAGGCAGAGCTGTACTCTGGCCGTAACACATGGGACTCCTATCCAGCTGGAGGTCCTAACAGAGGACAATGGGCTCCAGTGAACACTCACCTCTGGAGCCACACAAACAG ATGCCAAGAAGGGCGCAATCAATCACATCATCCACCATCAAGTCGTCTCTATAACAG GGGGGAGAGAATAGTCAACCATGGTCAGGACAAAGGTATCTCAAAGGGGCACAGACAGCATCCACGTGTATGGGAGGGTAAAGATCCGCCGTTTGAGGCCCAGAACTGGCAACACAACTCCTCGCGCTCATTCCACAACCGAGCTGAAAACAACAACGGTTATCCAACCGCAGCCGGAGAGCGCTACGCAACCTGGGACAACAACGTCGGCAACTCTGAG CATGGGGCTCCTCGCCTTCATCGCAACAACAGAGAGCTCCAGGCTCCGCCAGAGAGATGGGCCCCCTCAGACTGTCGCAGGAGCTCCCCAGGCAGGATGATGAACAACAGACCGGGGCCCTGGAAACGACCAGCCCACCATCAGCGGCGAGACCAATTACACCAGCACAGTCCATCCCCGCCTCACCCTTTATCAACAAGGGTAGAGTGTCCTGCTAAGAGGAGGAGGGACTCTGGTCCTGATCAG TCACCTCATCCTGGATCTAGACATCTACCTTTACTGGCCCCCTCACCGCCTCGCCACCACCACCGTCACCAAGATGACTGGAAGCCCCTCAGCGACAGGGCGGGTCCATTCCACCACTCTGACCACAGGACCTCAGCAACACAGCAACAG GAAACCTCTAAACTTCGAGCTGGTGGACATGGCTTCAGTAGCAGTAACCCGGCAGCTCCAAACCAGAGTTGTGGCAGCAGACCGCCACATCACGGAAGCAGAGGGAAGGTCGAGCGGAAAATCCTGTCTTCACCAGCAGACCACACCCGTGTGCCTTACAGCCACCAAAACCATCATTACCACTACCAACGGCACACAGGCCATCCCAGAGCTCCACAGCACAACCTGCCGCTTCACCCTCCAGAGGACTCACGGAGCCATCACCACAAACAAAGCACA GAACCTCAACGTACTCATCAAAGAAGCATTTTAAGGGATCCAGCCCTCGCCCATTCTTCTGGTGCAGACTCCCCTTATTCatccctcctctgcagccctAAAGACGGAGGGTCCACTGCCAGCAGTCCATGTGCTCTCTCCAGTCCCTCTTCATACACAGCGCCCATCGGCAGAAAAGATCCTGCGATCATTCGTCAGTGTAGTCCCGGCCTCAGTGGAGAGCAGCGACTCCACAGAAGCCCCCCCTCACATGACCAGACCAGGTTTTCGGACGTCAAGTACAGAAAGAGTTCCCAGCCGCTCTGCTCACGACAGCTCCCCCACAGCAGATCGAGAGCCAGCAAGCTTGACAAGGAGCTGGAGCCACACGCAAAACCTGAGtgcaaacaaaaagagaagctggggaagaaagagaaaaagggggATATTCTGAAGACAAGCAGAAAAGGCGATGAAAGAAAACGGcggaagaaaaaagaggagaaaaggccGGGCGAgcgaaaaaggaaaagagataAAGCAGTCACAATGGAGGGAAAGTTAGGCATGAAAATCAGGAAGAGGGAGATGTCCACCTCCATCTCTGCCTCAGCAGAGGACAAAGTGAGTAGGATGGAGACCCCGACCCCAGAGAGTCAAAGCCAGTCCACACCCAAACACAAGCACAGGGCGAGGAGTGAACGAGCGGAGGGGACACACAGGCCATTTGCAAATACTCCTCATCCTGAATGCACTTCACAACAGCTGCCCTCAAAATCTCGAAAccacaaaatgtccaaaaagaGCAGCGGTCCCCAGAAAAACCCTGTCCAAAATCTACCAATGACATCCCCAAGGAAAACAAGCGCCAAACAGACCAGCAGGAAAACCACCACTGTCTCATCGCAGTCAGACGGCAGACCGAGAGGAAAGCCAGACGATACTCTCCCTTCACTTTTGTTTAAAGCCTTAGCACCTCTCAGTGCAGCATGTTCCGTGAGCGCAGAGCAGGGAGGTGCTCTCAATGCCCCAGACCTCCAGCCCGTGGGGGTGAGGGAAATAGGAGACAACCTAGCGAACACTCCTCCTGTTCTGAGCTGGCAGGGCTCTCCAGTGTCGAGTCtggaagaggatgaggacgagTTAGGGAAGGGTGTGATAAGTCGACCTGTCCTCCAGCCCAGCCCTACTCAGTGCTCCCCCCACCCTTTGGACAACGACAGCTCGGACGATACGGAAAAGGAGCCTTCCGAAAGTTTACGAGCTGACAGCAGCGACAGGTCTGAATACTGTGATCCGCCTTGTTCCACCGTTCAAGTTGCCGAGGAACAATCAAAAGCAGACGTGGACAGCGGTGGGGAGACATCTGGCTCTCTTCTCCGTGAGCTCTGCCACCACAAAGCAGGGCTGGACGACGTCTTCAAGAGCCTGGCCACCTTCCTCGGAGGCCGGAGGGTCTCGTGTCGAGGCGGCCCATTTGGTGGCCCTCCAGACAGCACTGCCGGAGGGGTGAAGTACTCCTCTTCTCTGGAACTTGGGCCAGATATACACTGCCAGGAGCATCACGATTTCTCCCCCAAGTCCGATCCCACAGCGTCCTCCAAACCTGCTCATATTAAATCACCGACTCACAATACCTCAGACTCGCTCGGGAAATCCCACAGTCCGACAGAGCCGAGAACTGAACCTGTCGCCGACGCCCCAGTGAAGGAGCCTCAGACTGTGAAAGTAAAACAAGAAGGTAAAGATTCCGAGATCCTCCCTGAGAGAATTGACTCATCTCTTCTCGACGGGTCACTGAGTGCAGAGCTGAGAGTGACCACCACAGATACAGCCTCTCTCACCAGCCTCCTCACTGTTTCCACCAAGGAAGAGAGAGGACACAGCACAGAGCCCGGACACAGATGtgcagggagaaaaagaaaacaaaaggataAGGACGGAGGAAGGGAAGAAGAgatcaagattaagattaagacaAAGGAAAGCAGTGTCATCTGTccaaaaaacaaagtaaatgaaGTTAAGGATTCAGAAGAGAGGGGTGTTTCATCCTCGGAGAGAGCCATCTCCAAAAGTTCTACCAGAGCTCTCAAAGATAGTAGGATAGGCCAGATTTCTCAGGAAAATCAATCGCCACGTGGCAAGGACATccggagagagaaagacgacACTGGGGACGCTGAGGTCAAGgtagaaagagaggagaagaaggaagtgATCACTGAGTTAGAAAACAAGAAACCGTCCGCAGCTAGAAACCCAGAATCGAAAGCTCCAAACCCAGCGTCAACTTTAACAATCAACCCGTCCAAACTGTGTGTCTCAACACCGGCGAGCAAACCCCCCCGCTCCTTAGCGCCAGTCGATCCACTGAAACTGAAAGCGCTGTCCATGGGCTTGTGTAAGGAGCTGAAGATCCTGCTGTTCAAAGTGGAGAGCGCCGGAAGACACACGTTCAACATatcagaggtggaggagcagagggtcCCACTTTCCAAGATCAACATCGACAACACGGCAACAGAAGTGATCAGGTCCTGCAA GGGGACGAGGGTGAAGGGGAAGTTCAGGGAGTCGTACCTGCTTTCCTCATTTTCCGTTAAACCCGACATCTCCGTCAAGACTCCCATTCCTCGAGAAAAGCTCAACCCTCCGACACCAAGTATCTAC TTGGAGAGCAAGAGGGACGCCTTCTCTCCAGTTCTGCTTCAGTTCTGCACTGACCCCAAAAATGCTGTCACTGTCATCAGAGGCCTTGCCGGCTCCCTCCGCCTTA ACCTTGGTCTTTTCTCCACCAAATCCCTGGTGGAGGCCAATGCAGAACATGCAGTGGAGGTGAGGACTCAGGTGCAGCAGCCCGCTGATGAGAACTGGGATACCAGCGGCTCGGCGCAGACGTGGCCCTGCGAAAGCAGCCGCTCACACACCACCATCGCCAAATACGCCCAGTACCAGGCCTCCAGCTTCCAGGAGAGCTTGCAG gaggagaaggagagtgaGAATGAAGACGAAGGAGAGCAAACACAGAGCTCGGACGAAGCAGCCACCGCAAAAGCTGTCCTGATGTTAGCCAACAGTAAAGGAGGTCCCCCCTCAACTCCCACCAGCACACCCAG ttcagACCAGAAAACTGCTGGAAAGATCATTAAATTTGGGACCAATATTGATCTCTCAGACCCTAAAAG gTGGAAGCcccagctgcaggagctgctgaagcTGCCGGCCTTCATGAGAGTGGAGTCCAGCCACAACATGCTCAGCCATGTCGGTAACACCATCCTGGGCATGAACACTGTGCAGCTCTACATGAAGGTGCCGGGCAGCCGCACCCCGG GTCACCAAGAGAACAACAATTTCTGCTCCGTCAACATCAACATCGGACCTGGTGACTGTGAGTGGTTTGCCGTCCACGAGCATTACTGGGAAGATATCAACAGATTCTGTGAGAA GCACGGGGTAGATTACCTCACAGGATCCTGGTGGCCAGTGCTGGAGGACCTCTACAGCTCCAACATCCCTGTGTACCGCTTCATCCAGAGGCCGGGCGACCTGGTGTGGATCAATGCAGGGACTGTGCACTGGGTCCAGGCCGTGGGCTGGTGCAACAACATCGCCTGGAATGTGGGACCACTCAACT CATACCAGTATCAACTCGCCCTGGAGCGCTTTGAGTGGAACAAGGTGAAGAAGGTTAAGTCAATCGTTCCCATGATCCACGTTTCCTGGAATGTGGCTCGAACCATCAAGATCACCGATCAGGATACATTCAAGATGCTCAA aCACTGCCTGATGCAGTCCATCAAGCACATCCAGATTCTGAGAGACCAGCTGGTGGTTGGAGGGAAGAAGATCTCTTACCAGAGCCGCGTGAAGGATGAGCCGCCATACTACTGCAACGAGTGTGAT GTGGAGGTGTTTGACCTGCTCTTCGTGACAAGTGACAGCAGCAGTAAGAAGACCTACGTGGTGCACTGTGAGGACTGCGCCCGAGCTAAGACCCCGTCTCTGGCAGGAGTTGTGGTGCTGGAGCAGTATCGAatggaggagctgatgaaaaCCTACGACAGCTTCACTCTG gctcCATCGCCCATTTCTAAGTGA